A window from Gopherus flavomarginatus isolate rGopFla2 chromosome 4, rGopFla2.mat.asm, whole genome shotgun sequence encodes these proteins:
- the CGAS gene encoding cyclic GMP-AMP synthase codes for MGDQCAAARRARGARKAPSQSSAPEPPRSHSAKAPARGGGRAGAGRGDARPPGEPARAVNPRAAPSPTDPRGATSARSRPEKGPARSELGSVRSGEGASNAGPSRKAVPARKDSARRETGAVPKTKEPPSTGPPAVASCCCTGAHSSGGVRSAGVGAPRLRDVLKTLSLGRQDTSEAAERVNQLIRTLVSAIRARESTFSSMDSLGTGSYYEHVKISAPNEFDVMFTMPAPRVKLEQCDDSGAFYYVRLKRNPQGNELDKFLQEDGTLAACKMLFALRNIIKEIVKSMTRTEMKVTVDKKKAGSPAITLRIGNPPMEISVDIILALEVRSQSWPASTQEGLKIEEWLGSKVKQEYKWKPIYLVPKHAKDGRALKEDTWRLSFSHIEKAMIKNHGNTKTCCESKGVKCCRKSCLKLLKHLLDQLKTKDGNRRGLDKFCSYHAKTAFFQACVLWPDDKQWLFTDLESCFQKFLNFFLNCLNNAKLPHFFIPTHNLFSRQLIDKASSDFLSKEIKYEINNRFPIFELQN; via the exons ATGGGGGACCAGTGCGCCGCAGCGAGGAGAGCCAGAGGGGCGAGAAAGGCGCCGAGTCAGAGCAGCGCTCCGGAGCCCCCGCGGAGCCATAGCGCCAAGGCCCCTGCCCGGGGCGGcgggagagctggggcagggagaggggacgcTCGGCCTCCCGGTGAGCCTGCCAGAGCCGTTAACCCCCGAGCCGCCCCCTCTCCCACTGACCCGCGGGGCGCCACATCTGCCAGATCCCGCCCAGAGAAGGGACCTGCTCGCAGCGAGCTGGGCTCTGTCCGTAGCGGGGAGGGAGCGAGTAATGCTGGCCCCAGTAGGAAGGCGGTCCCCGCTAGGAAGGACTCTGCCCGCAGGGAGACGGGAGCTGTCCCGAAAACAAAAGAGCCTCCCTCCACCGGGCCGCCCGCTGTAGCGTCCTGCTGCTGCACGGGGGCGCACAGCAGCGGCGGTGTCAGGTCAGCTGGAGTGGGAGCCCCGCGGCTCAGGGATGTGCTGAAGACACTGAGCCTGGGCCGGCAGGACACGTCGGAGGCCGCGGAGCGTGTGAACCAGCTCATCCGCACGTTGGTGTCAGCGATCAGAGCCCGGGAGAGCACTTTCAGCTCAATGGATAGCCTGGGCACCGGTAGCTACTACGAGCATGTCAAG ATTTCTGCACCAAATGAGTTCGATGTCATGTTTACGATGCCAGCTCCTAGAGTTAAACTGGAACAATGTGATGACTCTGGTGCCTTTTATTATGTGAGacttaaaagaaatcctcaaGGAAACGAGCTGGACAAATTTTTACAGGAAGATGGGACATTAGCAGCCTGTAAGATGCTTTTTGCCCTGAGGAACATTATTAAAGAAATTGTAAAGAGCATGACAA GAACAGAAATGAAAGTCACTGTGGATAAAAAAAAGGCTGGAAGCCCTGCAATAACACTTCGCATTGGGAATCCTCCAATGGAGATATCAGTGGATATAATCTTGGCTTTGGAAGTTCGAAGTCAGAGCTGGCCTGCCAGTACACAGGAGGGCCTAAAAATTGAAGAATGGCTAGGAAGCAAAGTCAAACAAGAATATAAATGGAAGCCAATATACCTAGTACCCAAACATGCCAAGGATGGAAGAGCGCTAAAAg AAGACACCTGGCgactctctttctcacacattgAAAAGGCTATGATAAAGAACCATGGCAACACAAAAACATGTTGTGAATCTAAGGGAGTTAAGTGTTGTAG GAAAAGCTGTCTGAAACTTCTGAAGCATCTTCTGGATCAGCTTAAAACAAAAGATGGAAACAGACGGGGGCTGGACAAATTCTGTTCCTACCATGCCAAAACTGCCTTTTTCCAAGCATGTGTCCTTTGGCCAGATGACAAACAATGGCTGTTCACAGACCTTGAGAGCTGTTTTCAAAAATTTTTGAATTTCTTTCTGAATTGCCTCAACAATGCAAAGCTTCCACACTTTTTTATTCCTACACATAACCTTTTTAGTAGACAATTAATTGATAAGGCAAGCAGTGATTTCCTTTCAAAGGaaattaaatatgaaataaaCAATAGATTTCCAATATTTGAACTGCAGAATTAA